From a single Ignavibacteria bacterium genomic region:
- a CDS encoding 4-hydroxy-tetrahydrodipicolinate synthase — translation MFKGTGTAIITPFLEDGGVDYNSLKSFIRFQIDNGVEMLIVLGTTGEAPVIEEDEREKIIATVVEANSGKAKVIVGTGTNSTAHVVKNNKVAEKLGADGLLIVNPYYNKGTQASLYEHYKYIAEKTDLPIILYNVPSRTAMNMLPDTMLRIHSDCKNVVAIKEASGDISQIAKLLAAAPESLTVLSGNDDQTLPIMALGGKGVISVFSNVFPREMSDLTTAMLEGRNGDALKIHNKYLDMMNLLFIETSPSPVKAACSILGLCKNTLRMPLAPVSDRSCDLIRLAINKLKA, via the coding sequence ATGTTCAAAGGAACAGGAACTGCCATAATAACACCATTTCTTGAAGATGGTGGAGTGGACTACAATTCTTTAAAAAGCTTTATCCGTTTCCAGATCGACAATGGTGTTGAAATGCTCATTGTCCTCGGAACCACCGGAGAAGCACCCGTTATCGAAGAAGATGAACGGGAAAAAATTATCGCTACCGTTGTTGAGGCAAACAGCGGGAAAGCAAAAGTAATTGTCGGAACCGGCACAAACAGCACTGCCCATGTCGTAAAAAACAACAAGGTGGCGGAAAAGCTCGGCGCAGACGGCTTACTGATTGTGAATCCTTATTACAACAAAGGAACTCAGGCAAGTCTTTACGAACATTACAAATATATCGCTGAGAAAACCGATCTTCCGATAATTTTGTACAATGTACCGTCCCGTACTGCCATGAACATGCTTCCCGATACGATGCTCAGAATACACAGCGACTGCAAAAATGTAGTGGCGATAAAAGAGGCATCGGGTGACATTTCGCAAATAGCAAAACTGCTCGCTGCGGCTCCCGAATCTCTTACCGTCCTTTCGGGAAATGACGACCAGACACTCCCAATCATGGCTCTTGGCGGCAAAGGTGTTATCTCCGTCTTTTCCAATGTCTTCCCAAGAGAGATGAGCGATCTGACCACCGCCATGCTCGAAGGAAGAAACGGGGATGCGTTAAAAATTCACAACAAATATCTCGATATGATGAACCTTTTGTTCATCGAAACCAGTCCCTCTCCCGTAAAAGCGGCCTGTTCTATTCTGGGACTCTGCAAAAACACTCTTCGCATGCCTCTCGCTCCTGTTTCCGATAGAAGCTGTGATCTGATCAGATTGGCTATTAACAAACTGAAAGCTTAA
- a CDS encoding acetylornithine/succinylornithine family transaminase has protein sequence MNLTESYFLNTYNRLQIDIDHGSGSYLITKDGERYLDLFGGLAVNALGYAHPGVVEAVSKQIGRFGHLSNMFLTDVQVEMASLLIKYSGMEKLFFTNSGTETVEAAIKLIRAAKGSEKMIFSLSGGFHGRTYGGLSLTHKEKYQKGFEPLLPKTGMIRYNDIDDLVGKVDENTAAIFLEFIQGEGGIYSVTGEFVSKLEELRKKFGFLVVSDCIQCGIGRTGKPFSHEHFNFFPDMILTAKAIGGGLPLGALLVGKEYSEILTPGRHGTTFGGNPVSCAAGIVVMKEVFEKGLMENAKEKGEYLIQKLKELQKQFPEKIKEVRGMGLMIGVELTFPGAGIVQEMLKRKFLVNCTNDRVIRLLPPLIIEKEELDKFFSAFSEVIAMAKLP, from the coding sequence ATGAATTTAACTGAATCGTATTTTCTGAATACATACAACCGACTGCAGATTGACATTGATCATGGCAGCGGGTCATACCTTATAACAAAAGACGGAGAGAGGTATCTCGATCTGTTCGGCGGTCTCGCCGTGAATGCTCTCGGCTACGCACATCCCGGAGTGGTTGAAGCGGTCTCCAAACAAATCGGAAGATTTGGACATTTGTCAAACATGTTTCTCACGGATGTCCAGGTCGAAATGGCATCACTTCTGATAAAGTACTCCGGAATGGAGAAACTCTTTTTCACCAACAGCGGAACCGAGACTGTGGAAGCTGCAATCAAGCTGATCCGTGCCGCAAAGGGAAGCGAAAAAATGATCTTCTCACTCTCCGGTGGATTTCATGGCAGGACATACGGCGGACTTTCACTTACCCACAAGGAGAAATACCAAAAGGGATTTGAACCGCTTCTCCCCAAAACAGGAATGATCAGATATAATGATATCGATGATCTTGTGGGGAAAGTTGATGAAAACACCGCAGCCATTTTCCTTGAGTTCATTCAGGGAGAGGGGGGAATTTACTCTGTAACGGGTGAATTTGTCTCAAAACTTGAAGAATTACGGAAAAAATTCGGGTTCCTAGTTGTCTCCGACTGTATTCAATGCGGCATTGGCAGAACCGGGAAGCCATTCTCCCATGAACATTTTAATTTCTTCCCCGATATGATACTCACTGCCAAAGCAATTGGTGGCGGACTTCCTCTCGGTGCACTCCTCGTCGGCAAGGAATACTCGGAAATTCTGACACCGGGCAGACACGGAACCACATTTGGCGGTAATCCCGTAAGTTGTGCCGCTGGAATTGTCGTGATGAAGGAAGTTTTCGAAAAGGGACTGATGGAAAACGCTAAAGAGAAGGGCGAGTACCTGATCCAAAAGTTGAAAGAACTTCAGAAACAATTTCCTGAAAAAATCAAGGAAGTGCGTGGAATGGGACTGATGATTGGTGTGGAACTGACTTTTCCCGGAGCGGGAATCGTTCAGGAGATGCTGAAACGAAAGTTTTTGGTGAATTGCACCAATGACCGGGTTATCAGGCTTCTCCCTCCCTTGATCATTGAAAAAGAGGAACTCGATAAGTTCTTTTCCGCATTCTCTGAAGTAATTGCCATGGCAAAACTTCCGTAA
- the msrB gene encoding peptide-methionine (R)-S-oxide reductase MsrB has product MLKHILFIGTLILFVAVAAAVAINKHSQLKQINSTEKNMQDSTVIDKKGKDVKDKVVKTEEEWKSLLTEEQFFVMRQKGTERPFTGEYWDHKAAGVYKCAGCGTVLFASDTKFDAHCGWPSFYAPKDSNIIAEHTDRSYGMVRTEVTCDKCGAHLGHVFNDGPKPTGLRYCINSAALKFEKQ; this is encoded by the coding sequence ATGCTTAAACACATTTTATTTATCGGAACCCTGATTCTATTTGTAGCTGTCGCTGCAGCAGTGGCAATCAACAAGCACAGCCAGTTAAAGCAGATAAACAGCACAGAGAAGAATATGCAGGATTCAACAGTAATTGACAAAAAAGGAAAAGATGTGAAAGACAAGGTTGTGAAAACTGAAGAGGAATGGAAAAGCCTGCTGACAGAGGAACAGTTCTTTGTTATGAGGCAGAAAGGGACAGAAAGACCATTTACGGGTGAATACTGGGATCACAAAGCTGCGGGAGTTTACAAATGTGCTGGATGTGGCACCGTCCTTTTCGCTTCTGATACAAAATTTGATGCTCATTGCGGCTGGCCCAGTTTCTATGCCCCTAAAGACAGCAATATCATTGCAGAACATACCGACCGCTCTTATGGAATGGTGAGAACTGAAGTGACCTGCGACAAATGTGGTGCCCACCTCGGACATGTCTTTAATGACGGACCTAAACCAACGGGATTGAGATACTGCATCAACTCGGCAGCTCTGAAGTTCGAAAAACAGTAG
- the glnA gene encoding type I glutamate--ammonia ligase, producing MINNLLSHCNRLIEENAIEVIDLKSIDLTGRLHHISLPVRSGILEKLLAEGVGFDASSYGFSKVENSDMVQIPDLSTAVVDLFRDAPTLSFYSTVHLTDEKRTPFPQDGRHMAKKVEALLQEYTGADKSMWGPEFEFYIFSKVKYDTRTASSYYEIEHEEEFHRNAYHAANPFDVYDDFRDKACSLLKQVGVDVKYHHHEVGERGQQEIETYFSDLLATADNIVTSKYVLLNFARQQNLFITFMPKPMYQQAGNGMHLHLYLTKNGKNAFYEKGRYGNINDLGRYFMGGILKHGPALSAFTNPSTNSYKRLVPGFEAPVVLTYGQGNRASAIRIPKYINNPDETRFEYRPPDATANPYLCLSAIILAGIDGVVNKIDPEAEGFGPSEKLDFSDRSKDRLHFLPRNLDEALDALEIDNEFLKRGGVFTDQLIAQWMKIKHEEISAIGTMPHPFEFKMYFNL from the coding sequence ATGATTAATAATTTATTAAGCCACTGCAATCGTCTCATTGAAGAGAATGCCATTGAAGTGATCGACCTTAAAAGCATAGATCTTACCGGAAGACTCCATCATATCTCTCTCCCTGTAAGAAGTGGAATACTCGAAAAACTTCTCGCCGAAGGTGTCGGGTTTGATGCATCGAGCTACGGATTTTCAAAAGTTGAGAACAGTGACATGGTGCAGATCCCCGATCTGTCAACCGCTGTCGTCGATCTGTTCAGGGATGCCCCGACACTCAGTTTCTATTCAACGGTTCATCTGACTGATGAAAAAAGAACTCCGTTCCCACAGGACGGAAGACATATGGCAAAGAAAGTGGAAGCCCTGCTGCAAGAGTACACAGGAGCTGATAAATCGATGTGGGGTCCTGAATTCGAATTTTACATTTTCTCAAAAGTGAAATACGATACAAGGACAGCCTCATCCTACTATGAAATTGAACATGAAGAGGAATTTCATCGTAATGCATATCATGCTGCAAATCCATTTGATGTATACGATGATTTCAGGGACAAGGCATGCAGCCTTCTCAAACAGGTAGGTGTTGATGTAAAATACCACCATCATGAGGTCGGTGAAAGAGGACAGCAGGAAATTGAAACTTATTTTTCAGATCTGCTTGCAACCGCTGACAACATTGTTACCTCAAAGTATGTGCTTTTGAATTTTGCAAGGCAGCAGAATCTGTTTATTACCTTCATGCCAAAACCTATGTATCAGCAGGCAGGCAACGGGATGCACCTCCACCTTTACCTTACGAAAAACGGTAAAAACGCTTTTTATGAAAAGGGGAGATACGGTAATATCAATGATTTGGGAAGATATTTCATGGGTGGAATCCTGAAACACGGACCTGCTCTTTCTGCGTTTACAAATCCATCTACCAACTCGTATAAACGACTCGTCCCCGGATTTGAAGCACCTGTAGTACTTACTTATGGTCAGGGAAACAGGGCGTCTGCCATCAGAATTCCCAAGTATATCAACAATCCTGACGAGACCCGATTCGAATACCGTCCGCCTGATGCAACAGCAAACCCATACCTCTGCTTGAGCGCAATCATTCTGGCAGGAATTGACGGAGTGGTCAACAAAATTGATCCTGAAGCTGAAGGATTTGGACCATCAGAAAAGCTTGATTTCAGCGACAGAAGCAAGGACAGGCTCCACTTCCTCCCCAGAAACCTTGATGAAGCTCTCGATGCTCTCGAAATTGACAACGAATTCCTTAAAAGAGGTGGCGTTTTCACAGATCAGTTGATTGCACAATGGATGAAAATCAAACATGAAGAGATATCTGCAATAGGCACGATGCCTCATCCGTTTGAATTCAAAATGTACTTCAACTTGTAA
- a CDS encoding T9SS type A sorting domain-containing protein translates to MRSREAVVLFILFSFLSFPQTYDPNVWMTDGFVNAISQSGNTIYIGGNFNYVGRYTGQGTMLSVATGEPNTSMPLVNGPVYAVISDGSGGWYIGGLFTKVGSLTRNNLARIKADRSVDPDFNPGPSSTVNCLELNSGKLYVGGVFTTIGGQSRGRIAALDPVTGVPTSWNPNVGGSVHQFVISGENVYLGGLYSTIGGISRTGLGAVHKTTGEVLDWNPDVNGTVNSMALSGNTLYVGGTFTQIGGVGRNKLGAVDVISGSLTGWDPNPNSSVETVVSHGNSLYVSGYFTSISGSSRNNLATFDATTGLITAWAPDPEGIVEDIAFSGGIAYLSGRFRSFAGEPRYRLAAVDEVTGNLTSWSPHASGAVISLAIDGGNVYVGGDFKSVGGKLRNYVAALNASTGEATEWNPDCESIVNTLTVNSNTVYVGGIFTTIGGQARQYLAAIDGITGVPTSWNPQPGSLVNSLIAADGILYVGGAFTTISGQSRGKLAAFDLTDGSLTGWNPNASATVSTLAKSGTLIYAGGAFTTVGGQTRNSIAALNVSDGLANSFDPNTSGGFVYSIALDGTTVYAGGSFTTIGGQSRNRIAALNSSDGSATSWNPNADNEVTAIALSSTKVYVGGNFTNIGGQTRNYLASINKSDGLAASWNPNPDRSVEAISVDYDYSRILVGGQFFGIAGESIGSFVSLSDPSDPALPVELVSFSAQHINNAVQLSWHTATEVDNYGFEVERKTPATDWEKISFIEGHNTSNSPKYYSHSDPVKATGKIHYRLKQLDNDGDFSYSNVIEIDTKTPAVFGLAQNYPNPFNPVTVINFSLPFTENISLKLYDMQGKEVATLLTGVMDAGYHTVTLNATKYGLASGVYAYRLSSVDATGKAFHATRKLVLMK, encoded by the coding sequence ATGAGAAGCAGAGAAGCTGTAGTCTTGTTTATTTTGTTTTCATTTCTGTCTTTCCCTCAAACTTATGACCCTAATGTCTGGATGACAGATGGATTTGTGAATGCCATAAGTCAATCAGGAAATACAATCTATATTGGCGGGAATTTTAACTATGTTGGCAGATACACAGGACAGGGAACGATGTTAAGTGTTGCCACAGGTGAACCAAACACCTCAATGCCCCTGGTTAATGGCCCGGTGTATGCTGTTATTTCAGACGGTTCCGGTGGCTGGTATATCGGAGGATTGTTCACTAAAGTGGGGAGTCTAACAAGGAATAACCTTGCACGCATCAAAGCCGACAGGTCGGTCGATCCTGATTTTAACCCCGGACCGAGCAGCACTGTTAACTGCCTGGAGTTAAATTCAGGTAAACTCTATGTTGGTGGTGTTTTTACTACTATCGGAGGTCAGTCAAGAGGCAGGATAGCTGCTTTGGATCCCGTTACCGGAGTTCCTACTTCCTGGAATCCGAATGTCGGAGGCTCTGTTCATCAGTTCGTCATCAGCGGGGAAAATGTTTACCTCGGAGGTCTTTATTCAACTATCGGTGGCATTTCAAGAACGGGCCTTGGTGCGGTTCATAAAACAACAGGCGAGGTTTTAGACTGGAACCCTGATGTCAATGGCACTGTCAATTCAATGGCTCTGAGCGGAAATACTCTGTATGTCGGAGGAACTTTTACACAGATTGGAGGGGTGGGAAGGAATAAACTTGGAGCAGTTGATGTGATCAGCGGTTCCCTGACCGGCTGGGATCCCAACCCCAATTCTAGTGTCGAAACTGTTGTTTCACACGGAAACTCGTTGTATGTAAGTGGATATTTCACCAGTATTAGTGGCTCATCGCGGAATAATCTGGCAACTTTTGATGCGACCACAGGTTTAATTACCGCATGGGCACCGGACCCTGAAGGAATAGTCGAGGATATAGCATTCTCAGGCGGAATTGCCTATCTATCCGGGCGGTTCAGGTCATTTGCGGGGGAACCCAGGTACAGACTTGCAGCAGTGGACGAGGTCACAGGCAATCTGACCTCCTGGTCACCTCACGCCTCTGGCGCTGTTATCTCACTTGCTATCGATGGAGGCAATGTTTATGTGGGCGGGGATTTCAAATCGGTTGGAGGAAAACTCAGGAATTATGTTGCAGCTTTGAATGCATCCACAGGTGAGGCGACTGAGTGGAATCCTGATTGCGAATCAATCGTTAATACTCTCACCGTAAACAGTAATACAGTCTATGTCGGAGGCATTTTTACCACTATAGGGGGACAGGCAAGACAGTATCTGGCAGCGATTGACGGAATCACAGGCGTCCCCACGAGCTGGAATCCTCAACCCGGCTCTTTGGTTAATTCTTTAATTGCTGCTGACGGAATTCTTTATGTCGGTGGTGCGTTTACCACTATATCCGGCCAATCAAGAGGCAAACTGGCAGCTTTTGACCTGACAGACGGAAGTTTGACAGGCTGGAACCCGAATGCGAGCGCCACAGTTTCTACACTTGCAAAATCAGGTACTCTCATTTATGCCGGTGGAGCTTTTACGACCGTCGGCGGGCAGACAAGAAACTCAATTGCAGCACTCAATGTTTCCGATGGACTGGCAAATTCCTTCGATCCGAATACCTCCGGAGGATTTGTTTACTCAATTGCTCTTGATGGCACAACGGTTTATGCAGGTGGAAGTTTCACGACCATTGGCGGTCAGTCAAGAAACAGAATTGCCGCACTTAACTCCTCAGACGGGTCAGCCACTTCGTGGAACCCGAATGCGGATAATGAAGTAACTGCGATTGCGCTTAGCAGTACAAAAGTATATGTCGGAGGAAACTTTACAAACATTGGTGGTCAAACAAGAAACTATCTTGCGTCGATCAACAAGTCTGATGGATTGGCAGCATCGTGGAATCCGAATCCCGACAGGTCTGTGGAAGCAATTTCTGTGGATTACGACTACTCAAGAATTTTGGTTGGAGGACAATTTTTTGGAATCGCCGGAGAATCAATCGGCAGTTTTGTGTCACTTTCTGATCCGTCAGATCCCGCACTCCCTGTTGAACTCGTCTCTTTTTCGGCACAACATATTAATAATGCCGTTCAACTCTCCTGGCACACTGCTACCGAAGTTGATAACTATGGATTCGAAGTGGAGAGAAAGACTCCTGCAACTGATTGGGAGAAAATTTCTTTTATCGAAGGGCACAACACCTCAAATTCACCTAAATATTACTCCCACTCCGACCCCGTTAAAGCAACCGGAAAAATCCACTACCGGCTAAAACAACTTGATAACGATGGAGATTTTTCGTACAGCAATGTTATCGAGATAGATACCAAAACCCCCGCAGTCTTCGGTTTGGCACAAAATTATCCAAATCCCTTCAATCCTGTTACTGTAATAAATTTCTCTCTACCCTTTACAGAAAATATCAGTCTAAAATTGTATGATATGCAGGGAAAGGAGGTTGCTACTCTGCTCACCGGAGTGATGGATGCCGGATATCATACGGTAACTCTGAATGCAACAAAATATGGACTCGCTTCAGGAGTATATGCTTACAGACTGAGCTCAGTGGATGCCACAGGAAAGGCTTTTCATGCCACACGAAAACTTGTTTTGATGAAATAG